A single genomic interval of Bos javanicus breed banteng chromosome 26, ARS-OSU_banteng_1.0, whole genome shotgun sequence harbors:
- the PRDX3 gene encoding thioredoxin-dependent peroxide reductase, mitochondrial encodes MAAAAGRLFRASLIRHVSAIPWGISASAALRPAASRRMCLTNALWSGSDQAKFAFSTSSSYHAPAVTQHAPYFKGTAVVSGEFKEISLDDFKGKYLVLFFYPLDFTFVCPTEIIAFSDKASEFHDVNCEVVAVSVDSHFSHLAWINTPRKNGGLGHMNIALLSDLTKQISRDYGVLLEGPGLALRGLFIIDPNGVIKHLSVNDLPVGRSVEETLRLVKAFQFVEAHGEVCPANWTPESPTIKPHPTASREYFEKVNQ; translated from the exons ATGGCGGCCGCGGCGGGAAGGTTGTTTCGGGCTTCG CTCATCCGACATGTGAGTGCCATTCCTTGGGGCATTTCTGCCTCTGCAGCCCTTAGGCCTGCTGCTTCTCGAAGAATGTGCTTGACAAATGCATTGTGGTCTGGTTCCGATCAAGCAAAATTCGCCTTTAGCACCA GTTCCTCATACCATGCCCCCGCCGTCACCCAGCATGCACCCTATTTTAAGGGTACAGCTGTTGTCAGTGGAGAGTTCAAAGAAATTAGCCTTGATGACTTTAAGGGGAAATATTTGGTGCTCTTCTTCTATCCTTTGGATTT CACCTTTGTGTGTCCTACAGAAATCATTGCTTTCAGTGACAAAGCCAGTGAATTTCACGATGTGAACTGCGAAGTTGTGGCAGTGTCGGTGGACTCCCACTTCAGCCACCTGGCCTGGATAAACACACCGAGGAAG aATGGTGGTTTGGGCCATATGAACATCGCACTCTTGTCAGATTTGACCAAACAGATTTCCCGAGACTACGGTGTGCTGTTAGAAGGTCCTGGCCTCGCACTACG CGGTCTCTTCATAATTGACCCCAACGGAGTCATCAAGCATCTGAGTGTTAATGATCTCCCAGTGGGCCGAAGCGTGGAAGAGACCCTCCGCTTGGTGAAGGCGTTCCAGTTTGTGGAAGCCCATGGAGAAGTCTGCCCAGCCAACTGGACACCCGAGTCTCCTACA aTCAAGCCCCATCCAACTGCTTCCAGAGAATATTTTGAGAAGGTAAATCAGTAG
- the SFXN4 gene encoding sideroflexin-4 has product MEPNVRFWITERQSFIQRFLQWTELLDPTNLVLSIEKIEKSRQLLLTNEDASRGDLEDKRIQEAWKRSLSTVHPDNSRLIPGPFRPAALLPFTAPTLFLSMLPVKSLKSMILPQASFYTYSTAFNIVNGNASYDRRAHESLLLGAGVIVSSTFLGLFPRLLQVRLSMNSVLSRNFIPVIILAQLSGMNVIASRSLEPMRGIEVMDKEGNVIGYSRKAGTKAVKDTATSRVVLFGTSAFIPEVFAYFFKRTQFFLQNPWSLWTLKLSCTVLVMGLMVPVSFSVFPQIGRIQCNELEKEIQSATEETELFYNRGV; this is encoded by the exons ATGGAGCCCAACGTGCGCTTCTGGATCACCGAACGCCAA TCTTTTATTCAAAGATTTCTTCAGTGGACAGAATTGTTGGATCCTACGAATTTGGTCCTTTCAATT gaaaaaatagaaaaatcaaggcAACTGTTGTTAACAAATGAAGATGCATCCAGAGGTGACCTGGAGGACAAAAGG ATACAAGAAGCTTGGAAGAGAAGTCTT TCCACAGTGCATCCTGACAATAGCAGACTAATCCCTGGTCCTTTTCGACCTGCAG CTCTCCTGCCTTTCACAGCGCCCACG CTATTTCTGTCAATGCTGCCAGTGAAAAGTCTTAAGTCCATGATTTTACCTCAG GCTTCCTTCTACACCTACAGTACAGCCTTCAACATCGTCAATGGAAATGCAAGCTAT GATCGCCGTGCACACGAGAGCTTATTACTAGGAGCAGGAGTGATTGTGTCTTCAACTTTTTTGGGC TTATTCCCTCGTCTGCTCCAAGTAAGGCTTTCAATGAATAGCGTTCTGAGCAGAAACTTCATTCCCGTCATCATTCTTG CCCAGCTCAGTGGGATGAACGTGATCGCCTCCCGAAGTTTGGAGCCCATGCGTGGGATCGAGGTCATGGACAAGGAAGGCAATGTCATAGGTTATTCCAGAAAAGCCGGGACAAAG GCCGTTAAAGATACAGCAACATCCAGAGTTGTGCTGTTTGGGACCTCTGCGTTTATCCCTGAAGTCTTcgcatacttttttaaaag GACCCAGTTTTTCCTGCAGAATCCATGGTCACTGTGGACGCTGAAGCTTTCTTGTACTGTCCTCGTCATGGGATTGATGGTGCCAGTTTCCTTTAGTGTCTTCCCACAGATTGGACGG aTACAGTGCAACGAGCTTGAAAAGGAAATTCAGTCAGCAACTGAAGAAACAGAACTCTTCTATAACAGAGGGGTGTAG